A region of Mycteria americana isolate JAX WOST 10 ecotype Jacksonville Zoo and Gardens chromosome 11, USCA_MyAme_1.0, whole genome shotgun sequence DNA encodes the following proteins:
- the CCDC66 gene encoding coiled-coil domain-containing protein 66 isoform X1, with amino-acid sequence MNLGDGLKLETEVLDGKPRLILASSDKSKPAMKMGNKARVPKQALRIRHTGHVLRSTQNACIKQENLTKPRSESSLSMTKGEKLQVTKHPSHEAATKDRSLIFQRDSTNRCPDSENPDVVKKSKQKPQNPCVSAEDLRSLVCLTQEQLQQIWMTVKEGTRSISETHNEKQEEMATNEASEENIVLLPKACEVSSVPDEANSDSSRKQEAYPQPGQKVTKDSWKPADMFSTLGEREGEKSLLGFRKTQWKKELDEQVALKKKLKETLEGEVGYFWAKPGNNKAHKEKVEAADPDKTVLPADSIITTEENCVCTTALTTEANKAPLNISSAPAGQSSDFSSSDLPAVNCTAFVLGEAVPQEQPFSALKHEQQKKWLEELDKQKEEAKLRKIEEKLNLSKAEEHDRWAMHFDSLKNHLNANAQHPLNGMYKKQPESLCLSSDPKELTAFIHPFSPAALGNLMPSKVGNAEKAAKNSTLEHGQKVSFLRSMTALLDPAQIEERDRRRQKQLEHQKAIMAQVEEKRKKKQLEEEQRKWEEQEEEQRLAREKEQMQKQFEEDMLKQKQKEELVTLKTNELYQTMQKAQELAQRLKQEQRIRDLAQKGHDISKLQKNLGGGDTEFENCNDDISHQSHNFSDDIKSHIDQQTSPRKDTAVQTDDFNTSAYTESAEARTVCCGSPDISIEYKETSSSKKYQKEMQYTDKNKMSGKENGGIYSDLYEQYARKERQIKPSEKCSKRPDWNINKPGKRYIPASERYPKQLQKQREENKVRRQMELLQLVERNTPGNLCPKKGGYSERSPSPHEEINMKNKGYRVVKEEQLHKNHLNEERSESPPVPAVKNRLHQVQQKQIHASNFLVHNNNSRREKNTKTDTQQRSSPPPVTEAGRPPSSQFIPYVRTNEVYYLDPDAPVTRPSTHDPQYRQFNDSYQTPRQIFSSDHVRDPLLNPDVVKSRERQQAILKGLSELRQGLLQKQKELETALIPAIAQEESFILPF; translated from the exons ATGAACCTGGG AGATGGACTGAAGCTTGAAACTGAAGTGTTGGATGGAAAGCCAAGGCTAATTTTGGCTTcttctg ATAAATCAAAGCCTGCAATGAAG ATGGGTAATAAAGCCAGAGTACCTAAGCAGGCATTGAGAATAAGGCATACTGGGCATGTCCTGAGGTCGACACAAAATGCTTGTATCAAGCAGGAAAACTTAACAAAACCAAGGAGTGAATCAAGCTTATCAATGACAAAAGGTGAAAAACTGCAAGTTACTAAACACCCTTCACATGAAGCCGCAACTAAAGATCGCTCTTTGATTTTCCAAAGAGATAGCACAAACAGATGTCCTGATTCAGAGAATCCTGAtgttgttaaaaaaagtaaacagaaaccTCAAAACCCATGTGTATCAGCTGAAGACCTAAGAAGTTTGGTGTGTTTAACACAAGAACAGCTTCAACAGATTTGGATGACTGTAAAAGAAGGAACTAGAAGCATCTCTGAGACTCATAatgaaaagcaagaggaaatgg CTACTAATGAGGCATCAGAGGAAAACATAGTGTTGCTCCCAAAAGCTTGTGAAGTTTCATCTGTTCCAGATGAAGCTAACTCCGATTCAAGCAGGAAACAAGAAGCATATCCACAGCCAGGACAGAAAGTTAC AAAGGATTCGTGGAAACCTGCTGACATGTTTAGTACCTTGGgtgaaagagaaggggagaagtCCTTATTAGGCTTTAGAAAGACCCAATGGAAGAAGGAATTAG ATGAACAGGTAGCactgaagaagaaactgaaagaaactttGGAGGGAGAGGTGGGTTATTTCTGGGCAAAACCTGGCAATAATAAAGCCCATAAAGAGAAAGTGGAAGCAGCTGACCCAGATAAG ACAGTGCTTCCAGCTGACTCAATTATTACCACTGAGGAAAACTGTGTCTGCACAACTGCTTTAACCACAGAGGCTAATAAAGCTCCACTGAATATTTCAAGTGCTCCAGCTGGGCAGTCTTCTGATTTCAGTTCCTCTGACTTACCAGCTGTCAATTGCACAGCATTTGTTTTAGGG GAAGCTGTGCCACAGGAACAACCTTTTAGTGCTTTGAAGCACGAGCAACAGAAGAAGTGGCTTGAAGAGCTGGACAAACAGAAGGAAGAAGCTAAGCTacgaaaaatagaagaaaaacttaATTTATCAAAG GCTGAAGAGCATGACAGATGGGCAATGCATTTTGATTCTTTAAAGAACCACCTTAATGCTAATGCACAACACCCCTTAAATGGAATGTACAAAAagcagcctgaaagtctttgccTGTCATCTGACCCTAAGGAGCTGACTGCTTTTATTCACCCTTTTTCACCTGCAGCTTTAGGCAACCTCATGCCCTCAAAGgtgggaaatgcagaaaaagctgcTAAAAACAGTACTTTGGAACACGGTCAGAAAGTCAG TTTCCTCCGTTCAATGACAGCTCTCCTAGACCCTGCACAGATTGAAGAGAGAGACAGGCGGCGGCAGAAACAGTTAGAACATCAG AAAGCTATAATGGCTCAGGTAGAAGAAAAACGGAAGAAGAAACAactggaggaagagcagagaaaatgggaagaacaAGAGGAAGAACAGCGCCTAGCAcgagaaaaagaacaaatgcagAAACAGTTTGAAGAAGATatgctgaaacaaaaacaaaaggag gaactcgTGACTCTTAAAACAAATGAGCTTTATCAGACAATGCAGAAAGCTCAAGAATTAGCACAGAGATTAAAACAAGAACAACGCATTCGAGACTTGGCTCAGAAGGGACATGACATTTCAAAACTTCAGAAGAATCTTGGTGGTG GTGATACAGAATTTGAAAATTGTAATGATGACATTTCACATCAAAGTCATAATTTTTCTGATGACATTAAGAGCCACATTGATCAGCAGACTTCTCCTCGGAAAGACACTGCTGTACAGACAG atgacttTAATACTTCAGCATACACTGAGTCAGCTGAGGCAAGAACCGTGTGTTGTGGATCACCTGATATTTCCATAGAATATAAAGAAACATCTAGCAGCAAAAAATACCAGAAGGAAATGCAGtatacagataaaaataaaatgtcaggaaaaGAGAATGGTGGCATTTACAGTGATCTGTATGAACAatatgcaagaaaagaaagacaaattaagccctcagaaaaatgcagcaaaagacCTGACTGGAACATAAACAAGCCTGGGAAAAGATACATTCCAGCATCAGAAAGATACCCTAAACAGCTacaaaaacaaagggaagaaaacaaagtaagacgACAAATGGAGCTGCTTCAGTTGGTAGAAAGAAATACCCCTGGGAATCTCTGCCCAAAAAAGGGTGGTTATTCAGAGAGGTCTCCTTCACCTCAcgaagaaataaatatgaagaataaGGGATATAGAGTCGTAAAG GAAGAACAATTACATAAGAATCATTTGAATGAAGAAAG ATCTGAATCTCCACCTGTTCCAGCAGTTAAGAACAGATTACACCAGGTACAACAAAAACAGATACATGCTTCTAATTTCCTGGTGCATAACAACAAtagtagaagagagaaaaataccaaGACAGATACACAGCAGAGGAGCTCCCCTCCTCCCGTTACAGAAGCTGGAAGACCTCCCTCTTCACAGTTTATTCCATATGTTCGAACAAATGAAGTATATTACCTTGATCCAGATGCACCAGTGACTAGACCTTCAACGCATGACCCACAGTATCGACAGTTTAATG ATTCTTACCAAACGCCACGACAGATCTTTAGCTCTGATCACGTTAGAGATCCTCTTCTAAATCCTGATGTAGttaaaagcagagagagacaaCAAGCAATTCTCAAAGGATTGTCAGAATTACGCCAG
- the CCDC66 gene encoding coiled-coil domain-containing protein 66 isoform X2: MNLGDGLKLETEVLDGKPRLILASSDKSKPAMKMGNKARVPKQALRIRHTGHVLRSTQNACIKQENLTKPRSESSLSMTKGEKLQVTKHPSHEAATKDRSLIFQRDSTNRCPDSENPDVVKKSKQKPQNPCVSAEDLRSLVCLTQEQLQQIWMTVKEGTRSISETHNEKQEEMATNEASEENIVLLPKACEVSSVPDEANSDSSRKQEAYPQPGQKVTKDSWKPADMFSTLGEREGEKSLLGFRKTQWKKELDEQVALKKKLKETLEGEVGYFWAKPGNNKAHKEKVEAADPDKTVLPADSIITTEENCVCTTALTTEANKAPLNISSAPAGQSSDFSSSDLPAVNCTAFVLGAEEHDRWAMHFDSLKNHLNANAQHPLNGMYKKQPESLCLSSDPKELTAFIHPFSPAALGNLMPSKVGNAEKAAKNSTLEHGQKVSFLRSMTALLDPAQIEERDRRRQKQLEHQKAIMAQVEEKRKKKQLEEEQRKWEEQEEEQRLAREKEQMQKQFEEDMLKQKQKEELVTLKTNELYQTMQKAQELAQRLKQEQRIRDLAQKGHDISKLQKNLGGGDTEFENCNDDISHQSHNFSDDIKSHIDQQTSPRKDTAVQTDDFNTSAYTESAEARTVCCGSPDISIEYKETSSSKKYQKEMQYTDKNKMSGKENGGIYSDLYEQYARKERQIKPSEKCSKRPDWNINKPGKRYIPASERYPKQLQKQREENKVRRQMELLQLVERNTPGNLCPKKGGYSERSPSPHEEINMKNKGYRVVKEEQLHKNHLNEERSESPPVPAVKNRLHQVQQKQIHASNFLVHNNNSRREKNTKTDTQQRSSPPPVTEAGRPPSSQFIPYVRTNEVYYLDPDAPVTRPSTHDPQYRQFNDSYQTPRQIFSSDHVRDPLLNPDVVKSRERQQAILKGLSELRQGLLQKQKELETALIPAIAQEESFILPF, from the exons ATGAACCTGGG AGATGGACTGAAGCTTGAAACTGAAGTGTTGGATGGAAAGCCAAGGCTAATTTTGGCTTcttctg ATAAATCAAAGCCTGCAATGAAG ATGGGTAATAAAGCCAGAGTACCTAAGCAGGCATTGAGAATAAGGCATACTGGGCATGTCCTGAGGTCGACACAAAATGCTTGTATCAAGCAGGAAAACTTAACAAAACCAAGGAGTGAATCAAGCTTATCAATGACAAAAGGTGAAAAACTGCAAGTTACTAAACACCCTTCACATGAAGCCGCAACTAAAGATCGCTCTTTGATTTTCCAAAGAGATAGCACAAACAGATGTCCTGATTCAGAGAATCCTGAtgttgttaaaaaaagtaaacagaaaccTCAAAACCCATGTGTATCAGCTGAAGACCTAAGAAGTTTGGTGTGTTTAACACAAGAACAGCTTCAACAGATTTGGATGACTGTAAAAGAAGGAACTAGAAGCATCTCTGAGACTCATAatgaaaagcaagaggaaatgg CTACTAATGAGGCATCAGAGGAAAACATAGTGTTGCTCCCAAAAGCTTGTGAAGTTTCATCTGTTCCAGATGAAGCTAACTCCGATTCAAGCAGGAAACAAGAAGCATATCCACAGCCAGGACAGAAAGTTAC AAAGGATTCGTGGAAACCTGCTGACATGTTTAGTACCTTGGgtgaaagagaaggggagaagtCCTTATTAGGCTTTAGAAAGACCCAATGGAAGAAGGAATTAG ATGAACAGGTAGCactgaagaagaaactgaaagaaactttGGAGGGAGAGGTGGGTTATTTCTGGGCAAAACCTGGCAATAATAAAGCCCATAAAGAGAAAGTGGAAGCAGCTGACCCAGATAAG ACAGTGCTTCCAGCTGACTCAATTATTACCACTGAGGAAAACTGTGTCTGCACAACTGCTTTAACCACAGAGGCTAATAAAGCTCCACTGAATATTTCAAGTGCTCCAGCTGGGCAGTCTTCTGATTTCAGTTCCTCTGACTTACCAGCTGTCAATTGCACAGCATTTGTTTTAGGG GCTGAAGAGCATGACAGATGGGCAATGCATTTTGATTCTTTAAAGAACCACCTTAATGCTAATGCACAACACCCCTTAAATGGAATGTACAAAAagcagcctgaaagtctttgccTGTCATCTGACCCTAAGGAGCTGACTGCTTTTATTCACCCTTTTTCACCTGCAGCTTTAGGCAACCTCATGCCCTCAAAGgtgggaaatgcagaaaaagctgcTAAAAACAGTACTTTGGAACACGGTCAGAAAGTCAG TTTCCTCCGTTCAATGACAGCTCTCCTAGACCCTGCACAGATTGAAGAGAGAGACAGGCGGCGGCAGAAACAGTTAGAACATCAG AAAGCTATAATGGCTCAGGTAGAAGAAAAACGGAAGAAGAAACAactggaggaagagcagagaaaatgggaagaacaAGAGGAAGAACAGCGCCTAGCAcgagaaaaagaacaaatgcagAAACAGTTTGAAGAAGATatgctgaaacaaaaacaaaaggag gaactcgTGACTCTTAAAACAAATGAGCTTTATCAGACAATGCAGAAAGCTCAAGAATTAGCACAGAGATTAAAACAAGAACAACGCATTCGAGACTTGGCTCAGAAGGGACATGACATTTCAAAACTTCAGAAGAATCTTGGTGGTG GTGATACAGAATTTGAAAATTGTAATGATGACATTTCACATCAAAGTCATAATTTTTCTGATGACATTAAGAGCCACATTGATCAGCAGACTTCTCCTCGGAAAGACACTGCTGTACAGACAG atgacttTAATACTTCAGCATACACTGAGTCAGCTGAGGCAAGAACCGTGTGTTGTGGATCACCTGATATTTCCATAGAATATAAAGAAACATCTAGCAGCAAAAAATACCAGAAGGAAATGCAGtatacagataaaaataaaatgtcaggaaaaGAGAATGGTGGCATTTACAGTGATCTGTATGAACAatatgcaagaaaagaaagacaaattaagccctcagaaaaatgcagcaaaagacCTGACTGGAACATAAACAAGCCTGGGAAAAGATACATTCCAGCATCAGAAAGATACCCTAAACAGCTacaaaaacaaagggaagaaaacaaagtaagacgACAAATGGAGCTGCTTCAGTTGGTAGAAAGAAATACCCCTGGGAATCTCTGCCCAAAAAAGGGTGGTTATTCAGAGAGGTCTCCTTCACCTCAcgaagaaataaatatgaagaataaGGGATATAGAGTCGTAAAG GAAGAACAATTACATAAGAATCATTTGAATGAAGAAAG ATCTGAATCTCCACCTGTTCCAGCAGTTAAGAACAGATTACACCAGGTACAACAAAAACAGATACATGCTTCTAATTTCCTGGTGCATAACAACAAtagtagaagagagaaaaataccaaGACAGATACACAGCAGAGGAGCTCCCCTCCTCCCGTTACAGAAGCTGGAAGACCTCCCTCTTCACAGTTTATTCCATATGTTCGAACAAATGAAGTATATTACCTTGATCCAGATGCACCAGTGACTAGACCTTCAACGCATGACCCACAGTATCGACAGTTTAATG ATTCTTACCAAACGCCACGACAGATCTTTAGCTCTGATCACGTTAGAGATCCTCTTCTAAATCCTGATGTAGttaaaagcagagagagacaaCAAGCAATTCTCAAAGGATTGTCAGAATTACGCCAG
- the CCDC66 gene encoding coiled-coil domain-containing protein 66 isoform X4, protein MNLGDGLKLETEVLDGKPRLILASSDKSKPAMKMGNKARVPKQALRIRHTGHVLRSTQNACIKQENLTKPRSESSLSMTKGEKLQVTKHPSHEAATKDRSLIFQRDSTNRCPDSENPDVVKKSKQKPQNPCVSAEDLRSLVCLTQEQLQQIWMTVKEGTRSISETHNEKQEEMATNEASEENIVLLPKACEVSSVPDEANSDSSRKQEAYPQPGQKVTKDSWKPADMFSTLGEREGEKSLLGFRKTQWKKELALGNLMPSKVGNAEKAAKNSTLEHGQKVSFLRSMTALLDPAQIEERDRRRQKQLEHQKAIMAQVEEKRKKKQLEEEQRKWEEQEEEQRLAREKEQMQKQFEEDMLKQKQKEELVTLKTNELYQTMQKAQELAQRLKQEQRIRDLAQKGHDISKLQKNLGGGDTEFENCNDDISHQSHNFSDDIKSHIDQQTSPRKDTAVQTDDFNTSAYTESAEARTVCCGSPDISIEYKETSSSKKYQKEMQYTDKNKMSGKENGGIYSDLYEQYARKERQIKPSEKCSKRPDWNINKPGKRYIPASERYPKQLQKQREENKVRRQMELLQLVERNTPGNLCPKKGGYSERSPSPHEEINMKNKGYRVVKEEQLHKNHLNEERSESPPVPAVKNRLHQVQQKQIHASNFLVHNNNSRREKNTKTDTQQRSSPPPVTEAGRPPSSQFIPYVRTNEVYYLDPDAPVTRPSTHDPQYRQFNDSYQTPRQIFSSDHVRDPLLNPDVVKSRERQQAILKGLSELRQGLLQKQKELETALIPAIAQEESFILPF, encoded by the exons ATGAACCTGGG AGATGGACTGAAGCTTGAAACTGAAGTGTTGGATGGAAAGCCAAGGCTAATTTTGGCTTcttctg ATAAATCAAAGCCTGCAATGAAG ATGGGTAATAAAGCCAGAGTACCTAAGCAGGCATTGAGAATAAGGCATACTGGGCATGTCCTGAGGTCGACACAAAATGCTTGTATCAAGCAGGAAAACTTAACAAAACCAAGGAGTGAATCAAGCTTATCAATGACAAAAGGTGAAAAACTGCAAGTTACTAAACACCCTTCACATGAAGCCGCAACTAAAGATCGCTCTTTGATTTTCCAAAGAGATAGCACAAACAGATGTCCTGATTCAGAGAATCCTGAtgttgttaaaaaaagtaaacagaaaccTCAAAACCCATGTGTATCAGCTGAAGACCTAAGAAGTTTGGTGTGTTTAACACAAGAACAGCTTCAACAGATTTGGATGACTGTAAAAGAAGGAACTAGAAGCATCTCTGAGACTCATAatgaaaagcaagaggaaatgg CTACTAATGAGGCATCAGAGGAAAACATAGTGTTGCTCCCAAAAGCTTGTGAAGTTTCATCTGTTCCAGATGAAGCTAACTCCGATTCAAGCAGGAAACAAGAAGCATATCCACAGCCAGGACAGAAAGTTAC AAAGGATTCGTGGAAACCTGCTGACATGTTTAGTACCTTGGgtgaaagagaaggggagaagtCCTTATTAGGCTTTAGAAAGACCCAATGGAAGAAGGAATTAG CTTTAGGCAACCTCATGCCCTCAAAGgtgggaaatgcagaaaaagctgcTAAAAACAGTACTTTGGAACACGGTCAGAAAGTCAG TTTCCTCCGTTCAATGACAGCTCTCCTAGACCCTGCACAGATTGAAGAGAGAGACAGGCGGCGGCAGAAACAGTTAGAACATCAG AAAGCTATAATGGCTCAGGTAGAAGAAAAACGGAAGAAGAAACAactggaggaagagcagagaaaatgggaagaacaAGAGGAAGAACAGCGCCTAGCAcgagaaaaagaacaaatgcagAAACAGTTTGAAGAAGATatgctgaaacaaaaacaaaaggag gaactcgTGACTCTTAAAACAAATGAGCTTTATCAGACAATGCAGAAAGCTCAAGAATTAGCACAGAGATTAAAACAAGAACAACGCATTCGAGACTTGGCTCAGAAGGGACATGACATTTCAAAACTTCAGAAGAATCTTGGTGGTG GTGATACAGAATTTGAAAATTGTAATGATGACATTTCACATCAAAGTCATAATTTTTCTGATGACATTAAGAGCCACATTGATCAGCAGACTTCTCCTCGGAAAGACACTGCTGTACAGACAG atgacttTAATACTTCAGCATACACTGAGTCAGCTGAGGCAAGAACCGTGTGTTGTGGATCACCTGATATTTCCATAGAATATAAAGAAACATCTAGCAGCAAAAAATACCAGAAGGAAATGCAGtatacagataaaaataaaatgtcaggaaaaGAGAATGGTGGCATTTACAGTGATCTGTATGAACAatatgcaagaaaagaaagacaaattaagccctcagaaaaatgcagcaaaagacCTGACTGGAACATAAACAAGCCTGGGAAAAGATACATTCCAGCATCAGAAAGATACCCTAAACAGCTacaaaaacaaagggaagaaaacaaagtaagacgACAAATGGAGCTGCTTCAGTTGGTAGAAAGAAATACCCCTGGGAATCTCTGCCCAAAAAAGGGTGGTTATTCAGAGAGGTCTCCTTCACCTCAcgaagaaataaatatgaagaataaGGGATATAGAGTCGTAAAG GAAGAACAATTACATAAGAATCATTTGAATGAAGAAAG ATCTGAATCTCCACCTGTTCCAGCAGTTAAGAACAGATTACACCAGGTACAACAAAAACAGATACATGCTTCTAATTTCCTGGTGCATAACAACAAtagtagaagagagaaaaataccaaGACAGATACACAGCAGAGGAGCTCCCCTCCTCCCGTTACAGAAGCTGGAAGACCTCCCTCTTCACAGTTTATTCCATATGTTCGAACAAATGAAGTATATTACCTTGATCCAGATGCACCAGTGACTAGACCTTCAACGCATGACCCACAGTATCGACAGTTTAATG ATTCTTACCAAACGCCACGACAGATCTTTAGCTCTGATCACGTTAGAGATCCTCTTCTAAATCCTGATGTAGttaaaagcagagagagacaaCAAGCAATTCTCAAAGGATTGTCAGAATTACGCCAG
- the CCDC66 gene encoding coiled-coil domain-containing protein 66 isoform X3 gives MNLGDGLKLETEVLDGKPRLILASSDKSKPAMKMGNKARVPKQALRIRHTGHVLRSTQNACIKQENLTKPRSESSLSMTKGEKLQVTKHPSHEAATKDRSLIFQRDSTNRCPDSENPDVVKKSKQKPQNPCVSAEDLRSLVCLTQEQLQQIWMTVKEGTRSISETHNEKQEEMATNEASEENIVLLPKACEVSSVPDEANSDSSRKQEAYPQPGQKVTKDSWKPADMFSTLGEREGEKSLLGFRKTQWKKELDEQVALKKKLKETLEGEVGYFWAKPGNNKAHKEKVEAADPDKAEEHDRWAMHFDSLKNHLNANAQHPLNGMYKKQPESLCLSSDPKELTAFIHPFSPAALGNLMPSKVGNAEKAAKNSTLEHGQKVSFLRSMTALLDPAQIEERDRRRQKQLEHQKAIMAQVEEKRKKKQLEEEQRKWEEQEEEQRLAREKEQMQKQFEEDMLKQKQKEELVTLKTNELYQTMQKAQELAQRLKQEQRIRDLAQKGHDISKLQKNLGGGDTEFENCNDDISHQSHNFSDDIKSHIDQQTSPRKDTAVQTDDFNTSAYTESAEARTVCCGSPDISIEYKETSSSKKYQKEMQYTDKNKMSGKENGGIYSDLYEQYARKERQIKPSEKCSKRPDWNINKPGKRYIPASERYPKQLQKQREENKVRRQMELLQLVERNTPGNLCPKKGGYSERSPSPHEEINMKNKGYRVVKEEQLHKNHLNEERSESPPVPAVKNRLHQVQQKQIHASNFLVHNNNSRREKNTKTDTQQRSSPPPVTEAGRPPSSQFIPYVRTNEVYYLDPDAPVTRPSTHDPQYRQFNDSYQTPRQIFSSDHVRDPLLNPDVVKSRERQQAILKGLSELRQGLLQKQKELETALIPAIAQEESFILPF, from the exons ATGAACCTGGG AGATGGACTGAAGCTTGAAACTGAAGTGTTGGATGGAAAGCCAAGGCTAATTTTGGCTTcttctg ATAAATCAAAGCCTGCAATGAAG ATGGGTAATAAAGCCAGAGTACCTAAGCAGGCATTGAGAATAAGGCATACTGGGCATGTCCTGAGGTCGACACAAAATGCTTGTATCAAGCAGGAAAACTTAACAAAACCAAGGAGTGAATCAAGCTTATCAATGACAAAAGGTGAAAAACTGCAAGTTACTAAACACCCTTCACATGAAGCCGCAACTAAAGATCGCTCTTTGATTTTCCAAAGAGATAGCACAAACAGATGTCCTGATTCAGAGAATCCTGAtgttgttaaaaaaagtaaacagaaaccTCAAAACCCATGTGTATCAGCTGAAGACCTAAGAAGTTTGGTGTGTTTAACACAAGAACAGCTTCAACAGATTTGGATGACTGTAAAAGAAGGAACTAGAAGCATCTCTGAGACTCATAatgaaaagcaagaggaaatgg CTACTAATGAGGCATCAGAGGAAAACATAGTGTTGCTCCCAAAAGCTTGTGAAGTTTCATCTGTTCCAGATGAAGCTAACTCCGATTCAAGCAGGAAACAAGAAGCATATCCACAGCCAGGACAGAAAGTTAC AAAGGATTCGTGGAAACCTGCTGACATGTTTAGTACCTTGGgtgaaagagaaggggagaagtCCTTATTAGGCTTTAGAAAGACCCAATGGAAGAAGGAATTAG ATGAACAGGTAGCactgaagaagaaactgaaagaaactttGGAGGGAGAGGTGGGTTATTTCTGGGCAAAACCTGGCAATAATAAAGCCCATAAAGAGAAAGTGGAAGCAGCTGACCCAGATAAG GCTGAAGAGCATGACAGATGGGCAATGCATTTTGATTCTTTAAAGAACCACCTTAATGCTAATGCACAACACCCCTTAAATGGAATGTACAAAAagcagcctgaaagtctttgccTGTCATCTGACCCTAAGGAGCTGACTGCTTTTATTCACCCTTTTTCACCTGCAGCTTTAGGCAACCTCATGCCCTCAAAGgtgggaaatgcagaaaaagctgcTAAAAACAGTACTTTGGAACACGGTCAGAAAGTCAG TTTCCTCCGTTCAATGACAGCTCTCCTAGACCCTGCACAGATTGAAGAGAGAGACAGGCGGCGGCAGAAACAGTTAGAACATCAG AAAGCTATAATGGCTCAGGTAGAAGAAAAACGGAAGAAGAAACAactggaggaagagcagagaaaatgggaagaacaAGAGGAAGAACAGCGCCTAGCAcgagaaaaagaacaaatgcagAAACAGTTTGAAGAAGATatgctgaaacaaaaacaaaaggag gaactcgTGACTCTTAAAACAAATGAGCTTTATCAGACAATGCAGAAAGCTCAAGAATTAGCACAGAGATTAAAACAAGAACAACGCATTCGAGACTTGGCTCAGAAGGGACATGACATTTCAAAACTTCAGAAGAATCTTGGTGGTG GTGATACAGAATTTGAAAATTGTAATGATGACATTTCACATCAAAGTCATAATTTTTCTGATGACATTAAGAGCCACATTGATCAGCAGACTTCTCCTCGGAAAGACACTGCTGTACAGACAG atgacttTAATACTTCAGCATACACTGAGTCAGCTGAGGCAAGAACCGTGTGTTGTGGATCACCTGATATTTCCATAGAATATAAAGAAACATCTAGCAGCAAAAAATACCAGAAGGAAATGCAGtatacagataaaaataaaatgtcaggaaaaGAGAATGGTGGCATTTACAGTGATCTGTATGAACAatatgcaagaaaagaaagacaaattaagccctcagaaaaatgcagcaaaagacCTGACTGGAACATAAACAAGCCTGGGAAAAGATACATTCCAGCATCAGAAAGATACCCTAAACAGCTacaaaaacaaagggaagaaaacaaagtaagacgACAAATGGAGCTGCTTCAGTTGGTAGAAAGAAATACCCCTGGGAATCTCTGCCCAAAAAAGGGTGGTTATTCAGAGAGGTCTCCTTCACCTCAcgaagaaataaatatgaagaataaGGGATATAGAGTCGTAAAG GAAGAACAATTACATAAGAATCATTTGAATGAAGAAAG ATCTGAATCTCCACCTGTTCCAGCAGTTAAGAACAGATTACACCAGGTACAACAAAAACAGATACATGCTTCTAATTTCCTGGTGCATAACAACAAtagtagaagagagaaaaataccaaGACAGATACACAGCAGAGGAGCTCCCCTCCTCCCGTTACAGAAGCTGGAAGACCTCCCTCTTCACAGTTTATTCCATATGTTCGAACAAATGAAGTATATTACCTTGATCCAGATGCACCAGTGACTAGACCTTCAACGCATGACCCACAGTATCGACAGTTTAATG ATTCTTACCAAACGCCACGACAGATCTTTAGCTCTGATCACGTTAGAGATCCTCTTCTAAATCCTGATGTAGttaaaagcagagagagacaaCAAGCAATTCTCAAAGGATTGTCAGAATTACGCCAG